A stretch of the Sorangium aterium genome encodes the following:
- a CDS encoding FAD-dependent monooxygenase: MNVDVVIVGGGPTGLMLACELRLAGVRPVVLERLPEPTGLSKALGLGGRAVEILDHRGLLDRFRAEQSAAEMTRFVHFGGIPLALGGDDARVSRRFLSIHQARIEALLEERARELTTEIRRGHELIGLDQDGEGATVAVRGPDGGYPLRARFVVGCDGGRSAVRKLSGIGFPGLPPSRLLRLADVTLAEGATEDGHLVLSGGRRVRFGLGGIALVPLGAGVFRVVTSEPYPQDFDRDAPMTLDELQASVRAALGEDLPVREVRWLSRFTDASRQADTYRAGRVLLVGDAAHIHLPAGGPGLTTGLQDAVNLGWKLAAEVRGWAPSGLLDTYHAERHPEGKRVIMHTRAQGALMMRDERVAALRELVGELLKHEESLRYVVEMLDAADVRYEMPTEPGEQHPLLGRWAPDVPLTTQKGETRVAQLMHGARGVLLDLTGGAALGGVAAPWGDRVDVVSARCAALPRPAEAMLIRPDGYVAWAAAAGEPEASAHRRLRRALTAWFGAACGSSVAA; the protein is encoded by the coding sequence ATGAACGTCGATGTCGTCATCGTGGGCGGCGGTCCGACCGGCTTGATGCTGGCCTGCGAGCTGCGGCTGGCCGGCGTGCGCCCCGTCGTGCTGGAGCGGTTGCCCGAGCCCACGGGGCTCTCCAAGGCGCTCGGCCTCGGCGGGCGCGCCGTGGAGATCCTCGACCACAGGGGCCTTCTCGATCGCTTTCGCGCGGAGCAGAGCGCCGCAGAAATGACGCGCTTCGTGCACTTCGGCGGGATCCCGCTGGCCCTCGGCGGCGACGACGCGCGCGTCTCCAGGCGCTTCCTGAGCATCCATCAGGCGCGCATAGAGGCGCTGCTGGAGGAGCGGGCGCGCGAGCTGACGACGGAGATCCGTCGAGGTCACGAGCTCATCGGGCTGGATCAGGACGGGGAGGGCGCGACCGTCGCCGTCCGAGGCCCGGACGGCGGCTACCCGCTTCGAGCGCGCTTCGTGGTGGGGTGTGACGGCGGCCGCAGCGCGGTGCGCAAGCTGTCCGGGATCGGCTTCCCTGGTCTCCCGCCCTCTCGGCTCCTGCGCCTCGCCGACGTCACGCTGGCCGAGGGCGCGACGGAGGACGGGCACCTCGTCCTCTCCGGTGGTCGCCGCGTTCGCTTCGGGCTCGGCGGGATCGCCCTGGTTCCCCTGGGAGCGGGCGTGTTTCGCGTGGTCACCTCGGAGCCGTATCCGCAGGACTTCGATCGCGACGCGCCGATGACGCTCGACGAGCTGCAGGCCAGCGTTCGCGCGGCGCTCGGCGAGGATCTGCCCGTCCGCGAGGTGCGGTGGTTGTCTCGGTTCACCGACGCCAGCCGGCAGGCGGATACGTACCGCGCGGGCCGCGTGCTGCTCGTGGGCGACGCGGCGCACATCCATCTCCCCGCCGGCGGGCCAGGCCTCACCACCGGATTGCAGGACGCGGTGAACCTCGGCTGGAAGCTGGCCGCGGAGGTCCGCGGCTGGGCGCCGTCGGGGCTCCTCGACACCTACCACGCGGAGCGGCACCCCGAGGGCAAACGCGTGATCATGCACACCCGGGCGCAGGGCGCGCTGATGATGCGGGACGAGCGCGTCGCCGCGCTGCGCGAGCTGGTCGGCGAGCTGCTCAAGCACGAGGAGAGCCTGCGGTATGTCGTCGAGATGCTGGACGCGGCCGACGTCCGTTACGAGATGCCGACCGAGCCCGGCGAGCAGCATCCGCTGCTCGGGCGATGGGCGCCGGACGTCCCGCTGACGACGCAGAAGGGGGAGACGCGGGTCGCGCAGCTCATGCACGGGGCCAGGGGCGTGCTGCTGGATCTGACCGGCGGCGCCGCGCTCGGCGGCGTGGCTGCGCCCTGGGGCGATCGCGTGGACGTCGTGAGCGCGCGCTGCGCAGCGCTGCCGCGCCCGGCGGAGGCGATGCTGATTCGCCCCGACGGCTACGTGGCCTGGGCGGCCGCGGCAGGCGAGCCCGAGGCCTCCGCCCACCGCCGGCTGCGCCGCGCGCTCACCGCGTGGTTCGGCGCGGCCTGCGGCAGCTCGGTCGCGGCTTGA
- a CDS encoding TetR/AcrR family transcriptional regulator, with amino-acid sequence MPADEKKETRRALLDAAAEEFARHGPEGARVHAIVRRARVNERMIYHHFGSKDGLYRAVLEDQWSGLIEGWRPALEASAALEPREGLWRAFTMFFRLLLSRPLCMPLAMHEAMSGWQAAPPATLAMLPSQLRDLYERGQASGVFRQDCDFELLYCTVVGALAGIGIFGPRFSDLRARLSCDLELAARLGEQTVSLVLDGVTTPGWGGRAGAGETT; translated from the coding sequence ATGCCGGCAGACGAGAAAAAGGAGACGCGGCGGGCGCTCCTCGACGCCGCCGCCGAGGAGTTCGCGCGGCATGGGCCCGAGGGGGCCCGCGTGCACGCCATCGTGCGACGCGCCCGGGTCAACGAGCGCATGATCTACCATCACTTCGGGAGCAAAGATGGCCTCTACCGCGCGGTCCTCGAGGACCAGTGGTCCGGCCTCATCGAGGGGTGGCGGCCGGCGCTCGAGGCGTCGGCGGCGCTCGAGCCGCGCGAGGGGCTCTGGCGCGCGTTCACGATGTTCTTCCGGCTGCTCCTCTCGCGCCCGCTGTGCATGCCGCTCGCGATGCACGAGGCGATGAGCGGCTGGCAGGCCGCGCCGCCCGCGACGCTCGCGATGCTGCCATCGCAGCTGCGCGATCTCTACGAGCGAGGTCAAGCCAGCGGGGTGTTCCGGCAAGACTGCGATTTCGAGCTCCTTTATTGCACCGTCGTCGGGGCGCTGGCCGGGATCGGCATCTTCGGGCCGCGCTTCTCGGACCTTCGGGCGCGCCTCTCGTGCGATCTCGAGCTCGCCGCGCGCCTCGGCGAGCAGACCGTGAGCCTCGTGCTGGATGGCGTGACCACGCCTGGGTGGGGCGGCCGCGCGGGCGCCGGAGAGACCACGTGA
- a CDS encoding chlorite dismutase family protein, translated as MEGSPVRVSFVAGSAGEWRVERMITVRGEGLPAAPRLQRIEGSTFVAPPEAAWVLSGVRSNERYVELEERRRLIAVQEDLGRASSAQAALIPLRKSKAWWALAQDERRAIFEARSRHIKIGLDYLPAVARRLYHSRDLGGPFDFLTWFEFAEGDAGAFDELVGRLRETEEWAYVEREVEVRLSRA; from the coding sequence ATGGAAGGAAGTCCTGTTCGGGTGAGTTTCGTCGCGGGTTCCGCCGGGGAGTGGCGGGTCGAGCGGATGATCACGGTGCGAGGCGAGGGGTTACCCGCGGCGCCGCGGCTGCAGCGCATCGAGGGGAGCACCTTCGTCGCGCCGCCGGAGGCGGCCTGGGTGCTGAGCGGCGTGAGGAGCAACGAGCGTTATGTCGAGCTCGAGGAGAGAAGGCGCCTCATCGCCGTTCAGGAAGACCTCGGCCGGGCGTCGAGCGCGCAGGCGGCGCTGATCCCGCTCAGAAAATCGAAGGCGTGGTGGGCGCTCGCGCAGGACGAGCGGCGGGCCATCTTCGAGGCGCGGTCGCGCCATATCAAGATTGGCCTCGACTACCTGCCGGCCGTCGCAAGGCGGCTCTACCACAGCCGGGACCTCGGCGGCCCGTTCGACTTCCTGACCTGGTTCGAGTTCGCCGAGGGCGACGCCGGCGCCTTCGACGAGCTCGTGGGCAGGCTGCGCGAGACGGAGGAGTGGGCCTACGTGGAGCGGGAGGTCGAGGTGCGCCTGTCGCGCGCATAG
- a CDS encoding S-adenosylmethionine:tRNA ribosyltransferase-isomerase, whose product MSPATWPRESPLEERLLHVDPREGRLRDARIADLPALLEPGDLLVVNDGATLPASLHGATERGEEVEVRLIGELSEGRYSALLFGAGDWHTRTEERPAPPALGPGDAVTFGDDLSAVIERRTAARLVEIAFRERGAALWSALYRRGRPIQYAYVAGPLEIWHAQTRYASRPLCAELPSAGRPLVWGLLLELIRRGVRIASLTHAAGISSTGDPALDALLPLPERFDIPEETVAAVREAKASGRRVIAVGTTVTRALEGCAAQHGGELRAGPGITDLILHHGFRPRVVDGLLTGVHDPTESHFRLLEAFAPASLLHRANAHAEQAGYLCHEFGDSYLVLS is encoded by the coding sequence ATGAGCCCCGCCACGTGGCCCCGCGAGAGCCCGCTGGAGGAGCGGCTCCTCCACGTGGACCCGCGAGAGGGGCGCCTGCGCGACGCGCGCATCGCCGATCTGCCCGCGCTCCTCGAGCCGGGTGATCTCCTGGTCGTCAACGACGGCGCCACGCTGCCGGCCTCGCTCCACGGCGCGACCGAGCGCGGTGAGGAGGTGGAGGTCCGCCTCATCGGCGAGCTGTCCGAGGGGCGCTATTCGGCCCTGCTGTTCGGCGCCGGCGACTGGCACACGCGCACCGAGGAGCGCCCGGCGCCGCCCGCCCTGGGCCCGGGGGACGCGGTGACGTTCGGAGACGATCTGTCGGCCGTGATCGAGCGGAGGACCGCGGCGCGCCTCGTGGAGATCGCCTTTCGGGAGCGGGGCGCCGCGCTCTGGTCGGCGCTCTACCGGAGGGGGCGCCCGATCCAGTATGCGTACGTCGCGGGCCCGCTCGAGATCTGGCATGCGCAGACGCGTTATGCGAGCCGGCCTCTCTGCGCCGAGCTCCCGTCGGCCGGGCGGCCGCTCGTCTGGGGGCTCTTGCTCGAGCTGATCCGCCGCGGCGTCCGGATCGCCTCGCTCACCCACGCCGCGGGGATCTCGTCGACCGGCGATCCGGCGCTCGACGCCTTGCTCCCGCTGCCGGAGCGCTTCGACATCCCGGAAGAGACGGTGGCTGCGGTGCGTGAGGCCAAGGCGAGCGGGCGCCGCGTCATCGCGGTCGGCACGACGGTGACGCGCGCCCTCGAGGGCTGCGCCGCCCAGCACGGGGGTGAGCTGCGGGCCGGGCCGGGGATCACCGATCTGATCCTTCACCACGGCTTCCGGCCGAGGGTGGTCGACGGGCTCCTGACCGGCGTGCACGATCCGACCGAGAGCCACTTCCGGCTCCTCGAGGCTTTCGCGCCGGCCTCGCTGCTCCACCGCGCGAACGCCCACGCGGAGCAGGCAGGGTATCTCTGTCACGAGTTCGGCGACTCCTATCTTGTCCTGAGCTGA
- a CDS encoding SDR family NAD(P)-dependent oxidoreductase — MNDESTGSEALIQAGASSRPSLPRAARGERFAPRAALVTGASRGLGAALARELARQGAKVVLVARERVALEAVAAEIAAQGGEAHALAADIGDKGQTHAIAGAAAALVGPIDLLIHNASTLGKTPLPILLDTECEDLGRVLEVNVVGPFRLTKVIAGAMALRRRGVVVHISSDASVNAYPRWGAYGASKAALDHLSRTWAAELEGTGVSFYAVDPGEMNTRMHAEAIPDADPSTLADPADVARRVVGLVGRAGEVPSGARVEAARLPEAP, encoded by the coding sequence ATGAACGACGAATCGACCGGAAGCGAGGCGCTGATCCAGGCCGGAGCGAGCTCCCGTCCGTCGCTCCCCCGCGCCGCGCGGGGCGAGCGGTTCGCGCCGCGGGCGGCGCTGGTCACCGGGGCGAGCCGCGGGCTCGGCGCCGCGCTCGCCCGGGAGCTCGCCCGGCAGGGCGCGAAGGTGGTCCTGGTGGCGCGCGAGCGCGTGGCGCTCGAGGCCGTCGCGGCCGAGATCGCCGCGCAGGGCGGGGAGGCGCACGCGCTCGCGGCGGACATCGGGGACAAGGGCCAGACGCACGCGATCGCCGGCGCGGCGGCGGCGCTGGTCGGGCCGATCGACCTGCTCATCCACAACGCGAGCACGCTCGGCAAGACGCCGCTGCCGATCCTGCTCGACACCGAGTGCGAGGATCTCGGGCGGGTGCTCGAGGTCAACGTGGTCGGCCCGTTCCGCCTGACGAAGGTGATCGCCGGCGCGATGGCGCTGCGGCGGCGCGGGGTCGTCGTCCACATCAGCTCGGACGCGTCGGTGAACGCCTATCCGCGGTGGGGCGCCTACGGCGCGTCGAAGGCGGCGCTCGATCACCTGAGCCGCACCTGGGCCGCCGAGCTCGAGGGCACGGGCGTCTCGTTCTACGCGGTGGACCCGGGCGAGATGAACACGCGGATGCACGCCGAGGCCATCCCCGACGCCGACCCGAGCACGCTGGCCGATCCTGCGGACGTGGCGAGGCGCGTCGTCGGGCTCGTCGGCCGCGCCGGCGAGGTGCCGAGCGGCGCGCGCGTAGAGGCCGCGCGGCTCCCGGAGGCGCCATGA
- a CDS encoding XRE family transcriptional regulator, whose protein sequence is MDQDTELSGRLAKNIKQLREARGLTQQQLAKLAGVPRATWAHLESGAANPTLGVLHRAAAALQVSIEEMLSAPRATCQLYARDTLPTRSPGQAFVRKLLPDPIPGMEMDRIEIPPGGRMTGVPHTPGTREYLTCESGGLLLVVGGERFTLGAGDVAVFRGDQRHSYNNPGKQPAVGYSVVVLARVV, encoded by the coding sequence ATGGACCAGGACACGGAGCTCTCGGGGCGGCTCGCGAAGAACATCAAGCAGCTGCGCGAGGCGCGCGGGCTGACGCAGCAGCAGCTGGCCAAGCTCGCCGGCGTGCCCCGGGCGACCTGGGCGCACCTCGAGTCCGGCGCGGCGAACCCGACGCTCGGCGTGCTGCACCGGGCCGCCGCCGCGCTCCAGGTCTCCATCGAGGAGATGCTCTCCGCGCCCCGCGCCACGTGCCAGCTCTACGCGCGCGACACGCTCCCCACGCGCTCTCCCGGGCAGGCGTTCGTCCGCAAGCTCCTGCCGGACCCGATCCCGGGCATGGAGATGGATCGCATCGAGATCCCCCCGGGCGGGCGGATGACGGGCGTCCCGCACACCCCGGGCACCCGCGAGTACCTGACGTGCGAGTCGGGGGGGCTGCTGCTCGTGGTCGGGGGCGAGCGGTTCACGCTCGGCGCGGGCGACGTCGCGGTGTTCCGCGGCGATCAGCGCCACTCGTACAACAACCCCGGCAAGCAGCCGGCGGTCGGCTACTCGGTCGTGGTCCTCGCGCGCGTGGTCTGA
- a CDS encoding family 1 glycosylhydrolase, whose amino-acid sequence MRDGAGIALWGGVECTINRVGDRYFDQLERTGHHERIADLDLLAGLGMRAVRYPVLWERTAPSGLRSADFSWADQRLHRLRELGVDVIVGLVHHGSGPPWTSLMEDSFASGLAEFAGAVAERYPWVRDFTPVNEPLTTARFSALYGHWYPHRRDSASFLRALLVETRATAAAMHAIRRARPDARLVQTEDFGATASTPRLAYQAAFENHRRWLSLDLLCGRVGAAHPLHRHLLDCGATEEELAQLAAEPCPPDVIGVNYYLTSERFLDHRLELYPSWTHGGNGRDAYADVEAVRVREEGILGHRDALREVWQRYMTPIAITEVHLGCTPEEQIRWLVEAWEGAQAARAEGADVRAVTLWSAFGAYDWDSLVTQARGHYEPGAFDVRGPAPRPTALAVVAKELASTGRSEHPLAGAPGWWGRDERLLYGAPRSAARGIYRPRERPILITGAGGARGAALTRACEERGLHVRAMARSDLDIADASAVDRALVEVGPWLVINAAGYTRVHEAEDEIEACRRANVVGPTLLAEACRRRGARLVMFSSAFVFDGSKPEPYIEDDPVAPINACGEAQALGERGALDALPGALVVRTGSLFGPLEARSFAALALSIVQRGEPFRAADDLFVSPTYLPHLAHACLDLAIDQAEGVWHVANDGVLSFASWARMMCDALGLPSRAVHACPARTLGLRANLPRQGGLHSRRRAALPSVPEAIEHYARHRAEPMLAAG is encoded by the coding sequence ATGAGAGACGGCGCAGGGATCGCGCTCTGGGGCGGCGTCGAGTGCACGATCAACCGCGTCGGCGACCGGTACTTCGACCAGCTGGAGCGCACGGGCCACCACGAGCGCATCGCCGACCTCGACCTGCTCGCGGGGCTCGGCATGAGGGCCGTCCGGTATCCCGTCCTCTGGGAGCGCACGGCGCCGAGCGGCCTGCGGAGCGCCGATTTTTCCTGGGCAGACCAGCGGCTCCACCGGCTGAGAGAGCTCGGCGTCGACGTGATCGTCGGGCTCGTGCACCACGGCAGCGGGCCGCCGTGGACGAGCCTGATGGAGGACAGCTTCGCGAGCGGCCTCGCGGAGTTCGCCGGCGCGGTGGCGGAGCGCTACCCGTGGGTGCGCGATTTCACGCCGGTCAACGAGCCGCTCACGACCGCGCGCTTCAGCGCGCTCTACGGACACTGGTACCCGCACCGCCGGGACTCGGCCTCGTTCCTGCGCGCGCTGCTCGTGGAGACGCGCGCCACTGCGGCCGCGATGCACGCGATCCGGCGCGCGCGCCCGGACGCGCGGCTCGTGCAGACGGAGGATTTCGGCGCGACCGCCAGCACGCCCAGGCTCGCGTACCAGGCCGCGTTCGAGAACCACCGGCGTTGGCTGAGCCTCGATCTCCTGTGCGGGCGCGTGGGCGCCGCGCACCCCCTCCACCGGCACCTCCTCGACTGCGGCGCGACCGAGGAGGAGCTCGCGCAGCTCGCGGCGGAGCCGTGCCCGCCGGACGTGATCGGCGTGAACTATTACCTGACGAGCGAACGGTTCCTCGATCACCGCCTCGAGCTTTACCCCTCCTGGACGCACGGCGGGAACGGGCGCGATGCGTACGCCGACGTGGAGGCGGTGCGCGTGCGGGAGGAGGGGATCCTCGGACACCGCGACGCGCTGCGCGAGGTGTGGCAGCGGTACATGACGCCCATCGCGATCACCGAGGTCCACCTCGGGTGCACGCCGGAGGAGCAGATCCGCTGGCTGGTCGAGGCCTGGGAGGGCGCGCAAGCGGCCCGCGCGGAGGGCGCCGACGTGCGGGCGGTGACGCTGTGGTCGGCCTTCGGCGCGTACGACTGGGACAGCCTGGTCACCCAGGCGCGCGGCCATTACGAGCCGGGGGCCTTCGATGTGCGGGGGCCCGCGCCGCGCCCCACGGCGCTCGCGGTGGTCGCGAAGGAGCTCGCGTCCACCGGCCGGAGCGAGCACCCGCTCGCCGGGGCTCCGGGCTGGTGGGGCCGCGACGAGCGGCTGCTCTACGGGGCGCCGCGCTCCGCCGCGCGGGGCATCTACAGGCCGCGCGAGCGCCCGATCCTGATCACGGGCGCGGGCGGGGCGCGCGGCGCGGCGCTGACGCGCGCGTGCGAGGAGCGCGGCCTCCATGTCCGGGCCATGGCGCGCAGCGACCTCGACATCGCCGACGCGTCGGCCGTGGATCGCGCGCTCGTGGAGGTCGGCCCGTGGCTCGTGATCAACGCGGCGGGCTACACGCGCGTGCACGAGGCCGAGGACGAGATCGAGGCGTGCCGCCGCGCCAACGTGGTCGGGCCGACCCTGCTGGCGGAGGCGTGCCGGCGCCGCGGCGCGCGGCTGGTGATGTTCTCGTCGGCCTTCGTGTTCGACGGGAGCAAGCCCGAGCCGTACATCGAGGATGACCCGGTCGCGCCCATCAACGCGTGCGGCGAGGCGCAGGCGCTGGGGGAGAGGGGCGCGCTCGACGCGCTGCCGGGCGCGCTGGTCGTCCGCACGGGCAGCCTGTTCGGGCCGCTCGAGGCGCGCAGCTTCGCCGCGCTCGCGCTGTCGATCGTGCAGCGCGGGGAGCCCTTCCGCGCCGCGGACGATCTCTTCGTGTCGCCCACCTACCTGCCGCACCTGGCGCACGCGTGCCTGGATCTCGCGATCGATCAGGCCGAGGGCGTATGGCACGTTGCGAACGACGGGGTCCTGAGCTTCGCCTCCTGGGCGAGGATGATGTGCGACGCGCTCGGCCTGCCGTCGCGCGCGGTGCACGCCTGCCCCGCGCGCACCCTCGGGCTCCGGGCCAACCTGCCTCGCCAGGGAGGGCTCCACAGCCGCCGCCGCGCCGCATTGCCGTCCGTGCCCGAGGCCATCGAGCACTATGCCCGGCACCGGGCGGAACCGATGCTGGCGGCCGGATAG